The window AAGCCGGAGGTTTCGACGGTTCTCGTCGGCTTCTCCAACGTCGCTCACATCGACGAAGCGGCCGCCTGCTCGGGCGCGGGCGGACTGGCGGAAGATGCGATAGCGCGACTCGGAAAACTTTGGGACACGGACTTTGGCAGATTGACCCCTTGATAGTTGTTTCCTGCGGGGTAAAGGATAGAGAACAACCGTATTCGAGTAGAGGAGGAAAAACATGGCGGCTAAAATTTCATTCAAAGGCAATCCAGTGAATCTTGTCGGCAACGAGGTGAAAGTTGGCCAGGCGGCGCCGGACTTCAAAGTCCAGAAGAGCGCGGACATGAGCGACTACACGCTCGGCAGCGGCGCCGGAAAGACGCGCATCTTCGCGACCGTTCCGTCGCTCGACACGCCGGTCTGCGATCAGGAAACCCGCAGGTTCAACGAAGAAGCCGCGAAGCTCTCCAACGTCGAGATCGTCACGGTCAGCATGGACCTGCCGTTCGCGCAGAAGCGCTGGTGCGGCGCGGCCGGCATCGACAAGGTCGTTACGGCGAGCGACCATCGCGACGCCTCGTTCGGAAAAAACTACGGCGTTCTTATCTCCGGCGGGCCGCTCGATCGCGTGCTCGCGCGCGCCGTCTTCGTCGTCGGCCCGGACAACAAGCTCAAGCATGTCGAGTACGTGAGCGACATCGCGCAGCACCCGAACTACGACGCGGCGCTGGCGGCGGCGAAGTAGCGCGCCGGCGTTCGGAAGCTAAGCTCGATTCGTGGTATAGTCGCGGCATGAAGAACCTATTAGCGATGACGTATCGTTTCGGCCTCATGGCCGTAGTTGTGTTAACGGCGGGTTGCTCGACGACGGCCACGGTAACCACGCTTCAACCGATCGAGGGTAATCTCGACCGATACAAAAAGGCCGTCGTCGCGGTGACGACGAGTCCCGACGTCCAGTGGCGCGACGAAGCAAAGTACGTCGAGAGCAGACTCAAGTTCGGCGTCGTCGAAAAGCTCAAGGCTACGAGGAAGTTTCAGGAAGTGACCGACGAGGTTCGGCCCCAGTCGGCGGACTCTGATTTGAAAATTGTCCTCAACATCGTCAGCCTCCAGTCCTACTCAGGCGGCGGCTACGGCGGTCCGAGCATCGGCCTTGGAGTCGGGGGTGGCTCCAGGGGTGCGGGAGGGTTTTATGGCTTGGGCATGGGGACGCCGTTGCCGGCGCCCGGATCCAGCGGCGGCATGATCGTACAGATCGAGCTGCTCGACGCGAGGACCGGAAAGCGCTTGGGCTTCATGGACGCCAGCACGACCTCGGGCGATATCGCCAAGCAGGTCGAGGCTATAGGCGAAAAAGTCGTCGCTGAGATAACGCGAAAATAATTTCTCCTCGTCATCGAGCACGATCCGGCGGTTGGAGAGCGCTGCCGGCGGGAAGGAGGCCTTTATGAAAGCGCGCGAGCGCAAGAGCCTGTCTTTTATTCTCGCCCTGGCTTGGAGCGTTTCCTCCGTCTCTTACCTTCATGGCCAAGCGGAGCCTTTCTACAAAGGGAAGACCATCAAGGTCATCATCGGGACGACTCCCGGCGCCCTCTATGATCAATGGTCGCGCGTGCTCGCCGCGCACATGGGAAGGCACATTCCGGGAAATCCCGAGATGCTACCCCAGAACATGCCGGGCGCGGGTCACCAGATAGCGGCCAACTATGTTTATAACGTCGCCAAGCCCGATGGTCTGACGGTCATCGGGTCGATTATCCCCACTCTCTATCTGGATCAGCTCGTCGGACGTAAAGAGGTCCAGGTCGATTGGGCGAAATTCGTCTGGATCGGCTCGCCGGTGAAGAACGAGCACCAAATGTTGATGCGCGCGGATGCTCCGTTCAAGTCGATCGAGGATATGCGCAACGCGAAAGAGCCTCCCAAGTGCGGCACGCCGGGAACGGGCGGCACGGACTATATTTTTTCGCGCCTGCTCGAAGAGCTTTTTCCGCCGCTTAAGATTCACACGGTGCAGGGTTATCCGGGAGGTCCGGAGATCGATCTGGCGATAGAGAGAGGCGAAGTGGTTTGCCGCTCGTTCACGATGGAAGCCTTTTTCTCGCGCGAGCCCTACCACACGTGGCGCAAAAAGGGCTTCATCCGCAACATCGTTCAAACCGGCCGTGCGCGCGACCCGCGCCTGCCCGATGTGCCGACGGTGAATGAGCTGACGGATCGTTACAAAACGCCGGAGGCGAGCCGCCGGCTGGCGGCGGTCATCCTCGCGGGCGGCGCTCTCGGCCGCCCGATGGTCGCCACGCCTGGCGTTCCGCCCGACCGGGTCAAAATTCTCCGCGAAGCTTTCGCCAGGACGATGAAGGATCCGGCGTTCCTGGACGAGCTCAAGAAAAAAGGCTTCGACTTGGAACCGTCCAGCGGCGAAGAGCTTGAAGCGATCATCAAGGAGGCCGTGACGCAACCGCCGGAGGTTATCGCAAGGTTGAAAAAGATATTGGGGAGCTGAGGATTTCGTTCCCAGCTTGCGCCGGAGGCTTTTTTGAAGATAGGAATCCAGCCTCGTCAACTCAAGGCTATTTTTTTGCGCTAGTTTCCCAGAGGGCGCTAATCGGCACGGCGTGAAACTGCGGGTTGAAAGAAACGGACTCATGCCCGGTATATAAGATGACTCCGTTTCGGAAGCGCTTACCCGTCAGCTCGGCTAAAGCCTGGAGACCTCTCAGGTCTTTGGAATCGACTGTTGCGCTGGCTTTCACCTCTATCCCGACAAGTTTTCCTGCTTCATCTTCGAGAACAAAATCCACTTCCTGCCCCGTCAGGGTGCGAAAGTGAAACAATTGGGGCTTGGTTTGGCTCCAAGCGGCTTGCTTGCGCAACTCCATGACGACAAAATTTTCAAGCAACGGTCCTGCCAGCGTGTTTTCCATGGCTAATCTTTCTTGATTCAAGCCCAGGAGATGGGCCATAAGGCCGGTATCGTTAAGGACAAACTTTGGGGTTTTCAGGAGACGTTTGCTCAGGTTGCTAGACCAAGCCGGTAGAGTTTGGACCAGAAAGGTCATCTCGAAAAGAGCGATATATCGCTTCAAAGTCGTCTGGGGAATTGCGATGCTCCTCGAAAGCTCGGAGAAATTCAGGAGAGCCGTTGAGCGCGCGGCGAGAAGGGATAGCAATCGCGGCAGTTGCATGAGCCCTTCGATACCGGAGAGGTCACGAACGTCTCGGTGTAGGATTGCCGTCACATAAGAGGCGAACCAGGCCTTGCGACGAGCGGCGGCAAGGCGACCCTGAATGACTGGGTAGCCGCCGCGGAGAACTCTGGCGAGCAAATCGCCCCAATCCTGGCGACTTTTAATTTTTTTTGGCAGCTCGTTGGAAAATACCGCATCAATAAAAGCTTCTTTGCTTCCCTCGATTTCACCTTGAGAGAGGGGCCATAAAGTCAGGATCTCCATCCTACCTGCCAACGATTCGGAAAGGTGCGGGAGCAGCATTACATCTGCGGAGCCGGTAAGCAGGAAGCGACCCGGCGCCCTATCTCTATCGACCGCCGCCTTGATTGCTGTAAACAGCTTGGGTGCTCTCTGAACCTCGTCGATGACAACCGGTTCTTTAAGTGCTGCTATAAAACCGCTGGGATCGTGCTGTGCCGCCGCCAGAACGGCTGGTTCGTCGAGGGTAAAGTAGCGAGAAGGGTGCGCGCCCGAGGCTAGCTGCTGCACCAGGGTGCTCTTGCCGGTTTGGCGTGCTCCATGTAAGAGAACGACGGGCGTATCGGCCAGCGCCTCTAAGATGGCGGCGGAGATGTGCCTCTGAATCATGGCTGAATTTTAGCCATTAAGTGGCTAAATTTCAACCACTATACGGTTGATTTTCAGCCGTCTCAAGGCTTGATATCCTGCAGAAACCAGTCGGTGGGAATTTCCTTTCCTAACCCTTTTTCCTTGCACGCGCGGTAGGCGCAGTAGCCCATGG of the Candidatus Binatia bacterium genome contains:
- a CDS encoding ATP-binding protein gives rise to the protein MIQRHISAAILEALADTPVVLLHGARQTGKSTLVQQLASGAHPSRYFTLDEPAVLAAAQHDPSGFIAALKEPVVIDEVQRAPKLFTAIKAAVDRDRAPGRFLLTGSADVMLLPHLSESLAGRMEILTLWPLSQGEIEGSKEAFIDAVFSNELPKKIKSRQDWGDLLARVLRGGYPVIQGRLAAARRKAWFASYVTAILHRDVRDLSGIEGLMQLPRLLSLLAARSTALLNFSELSRSIAIPQTTLKRYIALFEMTFLVQTLPAWSSNLSKRLLKTPKFVLNDTGLMAHLLGLNQERLAMENTLAGPLLENFVVMELRKQAAWSQTKPQLFHFRTLTGQEVDFVLEDEAGKLVGIEVKASATVDSKDLRGLQALAELTGKRFRNGVILYTGHESVSFNPQFHAVPISALWETSAKK
- the tpx gene encoding thiol peroxidase, producing MAAKISFKGNPVNLVGNEVKVGQAAPDFKVQKSADMSDYTLGSGAGKTRIFATVPSLDTPVCDQETRRFNEEAAKLSNVEIVTVSMDLPFAQKRWCGAAGIDKVVTASDHRDASFGKNYGVLISGGPLDRVLARAVFVVGPDNKLKHVEYVSDIAQHPNYDAALAAAK
- a CDS encoding tripartite tricarboxylate transporter substrate-binding protein, encoding MKARERKSLSFILALAWSVSSVSYLHGQAEPFYKGKTIKVIIGTTPGALYDQWSRVLAAHMGRHIPGNPEMLPQNMPGAGHQIAANYVYNVAKPDGLTVIGSIIPTLYLDQLVGRKEVQVDWAKFVWIGSPVKNEHQMLMRADAPFKSIEDMRNAKEPPKCGTPGTGGTDYIFSRLLEELFPPLKIHTVQGYPGGPEIDLAIERGEVVCRSFTMEAFFSREPYHTWRKKGFIRNIVQTGRARDPRLPDVPTVNELTDRYKTPEASRRLAAVILAGGALGRPMVATPGVPPDRVKILREAFARTMKDPAFLDELKKKGFDLEPSSGEELEAIIKEAVTQPPEVIARLKKILGS